The genomic window ggaggcagccatgcttctgaatatcagctgctggagaCTACAGGAGccgagagggctgctcttgtgctcgaatcctgcttgccggtttcccacaaGCAACTGTGTGGCCACCTTGAAGACCAGGTGCTGGCCTAGGGgtgacactggcctgatccaggaggctctccTTGCATTCATTCTTATGAAGCGGTCACTTTCAGGCAGCATTTGAAGTTAGACCTggggctgcaggtttcccacctgTGCAATCTATGTCTTGCTAGGCTGCTGGGCAGCCGAGGGCTCTTCCTCATGCAACAAGCATTAGGAGCGCTTCGCAAACTTTGCTTCCCACCACCCCCTTTCCAAAAGAGGAAGGCAAGAACCGCCGTTCCCCAGGCCAGCAACCCTGCAGTGTCGTGCTGCCTCTTTACCGTGTCCGCTGCTTGCATTCCATGGGCCAGGGCAGCTGCCGCCAGTGTGTGGTTGCTGCTGGCCTTTCGTCAAGCTAGCTGTGAACAGCGGCATGGAGCTGAGCGCCGAGTTCAAGGCGCTATCTAAACTGTCCGAAAGCCTCTGTTCGTGAGAAAGCAGATCTGCGGAGAGATttgcaaaatcatcatcatcaacatctggaaataGTCACTCTGGATTTATAAAGGGAGCAGGCAGCAAAACAATGGGCAAGTCAGTCTTTCATGCTGTgctgcaataaaaaaattaaaaaagcaagtttaaaaaataaaacggaAGCATTCCAgtgctcttcttcctttcttcctaccAGCGGCCAGGATCCAATGTTCTCTGTCTGCTAGCGCAAGGGGTCGATAAAAGGAGTTGCGCAGCAGAGGAGTCAAGGCAGAGACTCTCATCTGAATCCCCTCCTCTCCACCCTTCCAAACACATGTTCGATTAATGTTTTAAATCCTAATTAAACATGTGGTCGACCAACACCCAACACCCCCTTTTTCACAGCCCTGGATCACTGTGGGTGGAGCCGCCCCAGGCTGCCTTGACCCACTCAAGGAAAATCGCAGATCAACCTGACCTATGTCCAGAGGCTGTGCGCACAGCCTagcaataagggggggggagagagagatgggatggACTCGAAAAGAGCACTTGTAAACAAGAAGCAgtggagggaagaggggaaagtaAATAGATTTGGCAGAAAGTAACCATCACTGATTTGCCACTGCTCGAACGTGGCAACAAACTATGGCTGTGGCGTTATCACGAAGCTAACAAGCCGCCGTGAGCTTTCGGTTGACggacttcctcctcttccttgagGCCAGAAGTTGaataaaaaacaataaccacAGCTTGCTGTATCATCCAAACCCAACCTTAACTACGGCTGgcttgaaacaagccaacttcaaacggAAGTTCAAGACGCTGGCTTGTTTGACCACAACTTGCTGGACAATGTAGCAATTTTTCATTAAGGAAAAGTGAAAGCTTCTTAACACCTCCTTGCAGCTGAGTTGGAGGGTGGCAAGGGGCACAAACCCAAGTCTTGTTGATtttaaacaggaagaagaagcctGAAGACCACGAAAATGTAATGAGCTTTGTGGCAAAATCACAAAGTTATttatgcatgttttaaaaaacaaatactgAAAATGAAGCtaatctgttttcttttctttcttttttttaaaaaggatacaCATTTTGTAACCTCATCTCTGAAACCAATGCATTTCCCCCAGGGGGTGCTCAAGCTTGCATGGTACCGGCACccgctttaaaaagaaaaagaaaaaagtgtggcacttactgcaacaacttgatgtaccagcacctatttttctagaaaaaaagcactgtctgtaATTGTATtaatttgaaacaaaattaaaaaaaaaatccttccagtagcaccttaagagaccaactaagttagttattggtatgagcttttgtgtgcatgcacacttcttcagataccacaaaagcatgcacacgaaagctcataccaataactaccggtaacttagttgttctcttaaggtgctactggaaggcatttttttattttgtttcgactatggcagaccaatacagctacctacctgtaactgtattattTTGGAAAGCCGAGGGCACTTCTAGACTACTGTTCTTTCCGAGTGGGATCCAATCACACGCCAGCAGATTTAGGGTGCACAATTGTACCTAATTAGTGCTCTTGGGCAACAAACCACCCTAAAAattgactttttgcagtaaggaaagtgacggGGAAAGGAACTGCAAAGTGTGAGATGACGTTTATTTTGATGCAAGGTCATCTCCCCACCAtgcaaacaaattgggatgaatgctcaacgAACACAGTTGTCTGGAAATGTGGTGGGATGGTAAACAGAAAGACAGGAGGCAATCCACAAGCTGACAGAGGCGGCCAAAGCTGGGCAACAGAAAACCTGGGGTGGAATACAGCATTTTTACCTCCTGACCACTATAGGGACAAAAATACTAAAATATTCAGTGGACACTGCCCAGTTCTGTTTCTTATCTTTGAAATGATGGGGTCAAAAGACTCTTTTAGAGAGGTTCTCAGATACTTTTAGGATCAGAATTCCCTATTGCCCAATGGAGATGTGCAGAATGAACAGGCCTGGAAATATCAAGGACTTGACTCAAACGAAACAGAAAAGGAGGCAAACAGTAATGGAGGTCATAAGATTAACCAGCAAAAGAATGCAGCAGAGCCAAGAGGAAGGATGCGTCCAAAACAGAAGACAGCTCCCTGTGAAAATGGCCTGGTCATGTTGCCACTCTAACCATCTTACAGCTGCAGCGACAAAGGCGTAGCTTATTCCTGCTGCACCAGTGCTTAATTTTCCAATGCTGAAAATGTTCCCATTTTGTTAATTCATTGGTAATAATCTATGGCTGCCAACTGCAAATGCAACATTAGGCAAGCTGGACAGCTTCAAGGTTTTTAACTGTTATCTGTTTGCTCTCCAgggcagtctttgccaacctggtgccctccagatgcttatttataaaagcatttcTGTGCTGCCTTATCATAATGGTGTACAACGTTAACAACTTAAAACATCATCCCAAATGATGCAAATAACCATTAAAGTGACTGGTTAATCAATTTAAACTGCTGCACGGGCCCATTGCCAGAAAAATGTCCTCAAGAGATGTTTGAAACTCAAAAGGCAAGGATGCCGGCTGAACCTCAGCTGGAAGAATGTTGCACAGCAATATGAGACCAGCAGAACTGCATGCCTGACTCCCTAGTTGAAGCCAGCCAGGCCTGCACAGCACTGGGGACAACAACGCCCCTCTGAATGTTCTTGGTGCTGCCAGGAGCAGATGGGACttataacatctggagagcagcaggttgacaaaggctgctctAAGGAGCCAGAAGATTTCCTGATGCAAAGTGAAAATTTATCCATGCAAATTGCCCCGTGCAAACTATCCAATAATATAGTTTGCATAGgaaattcattccccccccccaacctctgctccCCATCCACTCGCCATTCAAAGAGTCACATTATAGACCCGAACAGTCAAATAAagccttttaagaaaaaaataaataaataaaagggaaaaaagaggatTTGAAAGAAGCAGCGCCAGCAACCCAGGCTGTTTGCCAACGGGCTCCTTCTGCATATTAAGAGGACAGAGGAGTACCTGTCGAGCAGTCCATCTGGAAGGAGTTGGCATCGCACTCCGTTTTCATTTTTTTAGCACGGGACTCAGAGGTAGACGTGGCAACAAGGTTTGTCGCGGGGAAACGGAGGAAGGGCTCCGTGCTGCTGCGTTGGCCGCCCGGCTTCTGCTCTACGAGGTCCATTTTCCTTTTGAGGGAAGACATGGCTATGGAGGAAGCTACCACCGTCCCCGTGGCCTGAGCCCTCCCCAGGAGGCGAGTGCTGGGAATGCTGTGCTGGAGCAGGAAGTGGTCTATCCTCGCCTTGAgagaggggtggggcaggggctgCGAGTGCTGGCTGAAGGCCACCCCCGTGAAGGGATCACTGGGCACTCTCCCCCAGGACGCCTCGCTCCGGTTGCACTTCTCCAGCGTGCTCTGATCGATCACTTTGCCCGAGGGCAGCAGCATGGGGAGAGTCATTACCTCCAGGGTGATCGGGTCCAGGAACTCCTCGGGAATGTCCGGGATGGCGTCCATCAGCTTCTGCTCCTGGCTATCCGGGTTGCCAAAGGGCGCCAGGTCGCTCTCCATTGGCGACGGGAGGCCGGCAGCCTGTCCTCCGAAGCCTTGCATGGCCCGCAGCACGTCGTCCACCACCTCGTGGGGGCAGGATTTGGCCGGCTGGCCCCAAACCTCCACTTTCTTGATGCAAGGGAGACCGCCACCAGCCACATGGGTGATGCAGATCTTCAAGTGCGAGACGCAGCTCAGGGAGCTCGGGCCTTTGTTCCACAGGTCCAGAGACGCTGAGccagagagggagaagagagtgTCCATCTGCTGATGGAACGGAAGCCTCGGCCGGAAGCCTCGGTGGCTGAAGGTCACTTTGCTTTGATTCTTCAGCACCGCTTTGCCCACCAGCGTGAAAGCTTCCTTGTCCAACGGGGGCTGAGCATCCAGACCTGAGAAGGGAGAGTCCGAGCTGCTCCAAGAGGCTTTGCTGGGTGAGGTAGATGTGAAAATATCCAGCCCGGTGATGTTCTGATAGCCGCCGGAGGAGACGTCTATATTAATCCGGAAGATTTCTACGttgaaggggaaagagagagtcACGTGGACCGGGGGCTTGATGAAGTATTCGCAGCGGAAGCCTCGGTTTCGTCTGGCAAGGTCTTCTGAGACCAGGTTTTCTACTTCGTATCCGTCAGCTGAGATCTACGGGTAACAAAGAAAAGGACTGACAATATTTCCCGCAGTCTTTGCATGCCGGCGTAACAACACAGAAAAGAGACTGGAATCCTGTAGCGACAACAAAAAAGGACTCGCCCTCAATGAACGCTCCCGTGGATTTCAACAGGAGAGCTAAAGCACATGCTTAAAATTCTCCGATTGAAATAACTGGGAGTGGAACATTTAACTTTCTTTACCGCATGCCCCTAACTCGCCACCTTTTTATTGTGGCCGATTGGCTCGAGTTACACAGACAcactttgcacacacacccccgaaagaagaaaaagtttaaGTGGGGGGCATATGTTTCAAAAGAACCTCTCATCACCCCGCTACCTTATTCTAAACCAATCTGCAAGTCCTCACACGGTGGGATGCCCAGCTTAAATATCCCAagcagataccgtatttttcgctccataggacgctccggaccatagggcgcacctcatttttagaggaggaagcaagggaaaaaaatatttttctggttttcctcctctaaaagccctgttttgttttgtttttgaggatcagctaaaagttttgcagctttttttgcaaagggaaaagccctggggttttggggtgttttttttttggaggatcagctaaaggttttgctgctgtttttgcaaaggcaaaaggccttttttgagaatcagctaaaagttttgcagctttttttgcaaagggaaaagccctaggggtttttttttgtttttgttttgttttgaggatcagctaaaggttttgcagctttttttgcaaagggggaaaagcaaagctccttttgcaaagggggaaaagcaaagaggaaaagccccatttttatggggtttaactcacatttctgaaacatcttaaggaaagggagccatttctactgttttcagacagataatctaatcagctagtcacatgtcctggggaaacaaacaacctccctctgcagcacattcaacaaaggagggcggggctgaaagggagacgggactcttatctctctcccgatctcctgctgatcagctgcttagtggggtcctttcaacactcccttttctctttgtaaaataaaaagcacaatctgcttttggcccctgggcaattcagctccagggaccaccattcgctccataagacgcacaggtatttccccttactttttaggaggaaaaaagtgagtcttatggagcaaaaaatacggtactctctTACAACCTTCTCTTGAAAAGCTGGAGGAGGAAAAGCGTGCAAGGAGCCCttttggatcagatcaaaggcctctCAGCTCCAGCATCCTTCATCCTtctccccacagtggccaatgtCTCCAGGTAGCCCACAACCTCTGGTCGTGTTCAGAGGACGACTCTCTCTAAGCCTGAAGGTCCCACCACAGGGGAGCTTTGGTTTTTCCTCCAGTACTAAAACATCTGCCTACAAGAGAGTGCAATTGACCAAGCTGTAAAGCAGCAAGGACACTGACCTGTCTTGCCACTactctagtttctgatcttccaTTATGATGTCACTTCCCTGGCCAGTGACTTGCAAGAGGAGGCG from Lacerta agilis isolate rLacAgi1 chromosome 9, rLacAgi1.pri, whole genome shotgun sequence includes these protein-coding regions:
- the LOC117053335 gene encoding RING finger protein 37-like; translated protein: MVINVCLPQFKPRIHCNKISADGYEVENLVSEDLARRNRGFRCEYFIKPPVHVTLSFPFNVEIFRINIDVSSGGYQNITGLDIFTSTSPSKASWSSSDSPFSGLDAQPPLDKEAFTLVGKAVLKNQSKVTFSHRGFRPRLPFHQQMDTLFSLSGSASLDLWNKGPSSLSCVSHLKICITHVAGGGLPCIKKVEVWGQPAKSCPHEVVDDVLRAMQGFGGQAAGLPSPMESDLAPFGNPDSQEQKLMDAIPDIPEEFLDPITLEVMTLPMLLPSGKVIDQSTLEKCNRSEASWGRVPSDPFTGVAFSQHSQPLPHPSLKARIDHFLLQHSIPSTRLLGRAQATGTVVASSIAMSSLKRKMDLVEQKPGGQRSSTEPFLRFPATNLVATSTSESRAKKMKTECDANSFQMDCSTDLLSHEQRLSDSLDSALNSALSSMPLFTASLTKGQQQPHTGGSCPGPWNASSGHEHSRSDSAQGCSSCSRTFSVYFKTEPVYQLPCGHLVCRSCLAEKQKSLSILCMSCKRLVATHDILRVHF